The proteins below are encoded in one region of Sphingobium yanoikuyae:
- a CDS encoding TIGR02300 family protein: MVKAEWGTKRTCPKCATRFYDLGKDDPVTCINCGAAWEPEPVLKSKQPLPYEEAAPKKVVETADGELETADDDLDIDLDVDDDGDSPDNDVDLGGDDDLGVDAGNDDGDDDN, from the coding sequence ATGGTGAAGGCTGAATGGGGCACGAAGCGGACCTGCCCGAAATGCGCGACTCGCTTCTATGACCTGGGCAAGGACGACCCGGTGACCTGCATCAACTGCGGCGCCGCCTGGGAGCCCGAACCGGTGCTGAAGTCGAAGCAGCCGCTGCCCTATGAAGAGGCCGCGCCCAAGAAGGTCGTGGAAACGGCCGATGGCGAGCTGGAGACGGCGGACGATGATCTGGACATTGATCTGGACGTCGATGATGACGGCGATTCGCCGGATAATGACGTCGATCTGGGCGGCGATGACGACCTGGGCGTCGATGCCGGCAACGATGACGGCGACGACGACAATTAA
- a CDS encoding (d)CMP kinase: MIIAVDGPAASGKGTIAKALGRHYGLPVLDTGLLYRAVGLSVLKNGGDPDHQADALAACGFDDAILADPALRSEAVGSLASRVSVHQSVRDALVQRQRDFATQPGGAILDGRDIGTVIAPDADAKIFVTASVHVRAERRFKDAEAHGGAPDMDSLIADIQARDTRDMSRDHAPLKVADGADLLDTSNLTIDAAVQRAIALVDAQLEGRP; encoded by the coding sequence ATGATCATCGCCGTCGATGGGCCCGCCGCATCGGGCAAGGGCACGATCGCCAAGGCGCTGGGGCGCCATTATGGCCTGCCGGTGCTCGACACCGGCCTGCTCTATCGCGCCGTGGGCCTGTCCGTGCTGAAGAATGGCGGCGACCCGGATCATCAGGCCGACGCGCTGGCCGCCTGCGGCTTTGACGACGCCATCCTGGCCGATCCGGCGCTGCGCAGCGAAGCGGTTGGCAGCCTCGCCTCGCGCGTATCGGTGCATCAGAGCGTGCGCGACGCACTGGTCCAGCGCCAGCGCGACTTCGCCACCCAGCCGGGCGGCGCCATCCTCGACGGGCGCGACATCGGCACCGTGATCGCGCCGGATGCCGACGCCAAGATCTTCGTCACCGCCAGCGTCCATGTCCGCGCCGAACGCCGCTTCAAGGATGCTGAGGCCCATGGCGGCGCGCCCGACATGGACAGCCTGATCGCCGATATCCAGGCGCGTGACACCCGCGACATGAGCCGCGACCATGCCCCGCTCAAGGTGGCCGATGGCGCCGACTTGCTAGATACCAGCAATTTGACTATAGACGCCGCCGTCCAGAGGGCCATCGCGCTTGTGGACGCCCAGCTTGAAGGTCGCCCGTAG
- the alaS gene encoding alanine--tRNA ligase codes for MTSTNDIRRSFLDYFGANGHTIVPSAPLVPHNDPTLMFVNAGMVPFKNVFTGLETRPYKTATSSQKSVRAGGKHNDLDNVGYTARHHTFFEMLGNFSFGDYFKEQAIHHAWTLLTKEWGLPAEKLTTTVYHTDDEAFDLWKKIAGLPDHKIIRIPTKDNFWAMGDSGPCGPCSEIFYDHGDHIWGGPPGSPEEDGDRFVEIWNLVFMQYEQEANEIVSELPKPSIDTGMGLERIAAVMQGVHNNYDIDTFKALIAESGALTRTATDGEFQASHRVIADHLRSTSFLIADGVLPANEGRGYVLRRIMRRAMRHAHIIGAKDPLMYRLVSSLVSEMGGAYPELVRAQPLIEETLLREETRFRKTLENGLKLLDEATADLAEGATLPGETAFKLYDTYGFPYDLTEDALRTQGLSVDRAGFDAAMAEQKAAARAAWKGSGEKASDEIWYDIAETLGSTEFIGYASTKGEGEVLALLKDGARVDTASAGDKVTIITNQTPFYGESGGQNGDAGTITTLGGLVAEVADTSKPLGRLHAHQAVISAGSVKVGDTVNLTVDVERRDRIRANHSATHLLHAALRKELGGHVTQKGSMVAADRLRFDFSHPEALTQAQIAKVEADVNAQIRHNDEVMTRLMTPDDAIAAGAMALFGEKYGDEVRVLSMGKGDDHSYSVELCGGTHVRALGDIALFKIVSESAVSSGVRRIEALTGEAARLWLVERDEKLRQTAVALKTTPEEVPARIAALVEQSRKLERELAEAKKALALGGGGSAKPAGPEKVGSVDFLGQVIDGLDPKELRGIVDGNKKTLGSGVSAVLAVVDGRATIAVGVTDDLTGSFSAVDLVRAGVEALGGKGGGGRADMAQGGGPDGDKAQAAIDAVKAALASVPA; via the coding sequence ATGACCTCGACCAACGACATTCGCCGCAGCTTCCTCGATTATTTCGGGGCCAATGGCCACACCATCGTTCCGTCCGCGCCGCTGGTGCCGCACAACGACCCGACGCTGATGTTCGTGAACGCCGGCATGGTGCCGTTCAAGAATGTCTTCACCGGTCTGGAAACGCGCCCCTACAAGACCGCGACGTCGAGCCAGAAGTCGGTCCGCGCCGGCGGCAAGCATAACGATCTGGACAATGTCGGCTATACCGCGCGCCACCACACCTTCTTTGAAATGCTGGGCAATTTCAGCTTCGGCGACTATTTCAAGGAGCAGGCGATCCATCATGCCTGGACCCTGCTGACCAAGGAATGGGGCCTGCCCGCGGAAAAGCTGACGACGACCGTCTATCACACGGACGACGAGGCGTTCGACCTGTGGAAGAAGATCGCGGGCCTGCCCGATCACAAGATCATCCGCATCCCGACCAAGGATAATTTCTGGGCGATGGGCGACAGCGGCCCGTGCGGTCCCTGCTCGGAAATCTTCTACGACCATGGCGACCATATCTGGGGTGGCCCTCCGGGATCGCCGGAAGAAGATGGCGACCGTTTCGTCGAGATCTGGAATCTCGTCTTCATGCAATATGAGCAGGAAGCCAACGAGATCGTTTCGGAACTGCCCAAGCCCTCGATCGACACCGGCATGGGGCTGGAGCGCATCGCCGCGGTGATGCAGGGCGTCCATAATAATTATGACATCGACACGTTCAAGGCGCTGATCGCCGAGAGCGGGGCGCTGACCCGCACCGCGACCGATGGCGAGTTCCAGGCCAGCCACCGCGTCATCGCCGACCATCTGCGCTCGACCAGCTTCCTGATCGCCGACGGCGTGCTGCCGGCGAACGAAGGTCGTGGCTATGTGCTGCGCCGGATCATGCGCCGCGCGATGCGCCATGCGCACATCATCGGTGCCAAGGATCCGCTGATGTATCGCCTGGTGTCGAGCCTGGTGTCGGAAATGGGCGGCGCGTATCCCGAACTGGTCCGCGCCCAGCCGCTGATTGAGGAAACGCTGCTGCGCGAGGAAACCCGCTTCCGCAAGACGCTGGAAAACGGCCTCAAGCTGCTGGATGAGGCGACCGCCGATCTGGCCGAGGGGGCGACCCTGCCGGGCGAGACCGCGTTCAAGCTCTATGACACCTATGGCTTCCCCTATGACCTGACCGAGGATGCGCTGCGCACCCAGGGTCTGTCTGTCGACCGAGCCGGCTTCGACGCCGCCATGGCCGAGCAGAAGGCCGCGGCGCGCGCCGCCTGGAAGGGATCGGGCGAGAAGGCGTCGGACGAGATCTGGTACGACATCGCCGAAACGCTCGGCAGCACCGAGTTCATCGGCTATGCCTCGACCAAGGGCGAGGGCGAAGTGCTGGCCCTCCTCAAGGATGGCGCGCGGGTCGATACGGCGTCGGCCGGCGACAAGGTGACAATCATCACCAACCAGACGCCCTTCTATGGCGAGAGCGGCGGCCAGAATGGCGATGCCGGCACGATCACCACGCTGGGCGGCCTGGTGGCCGAAGTTGCCGACACATCCAAGCCGCTTGGCCGCCTGCATGCGCATCAGGCCGTGATCAGCGCGGGCAGCGTCAAGGTCGGCGACACCGTCAACCTGACGGTGGATGTCGAACGCCGCGATCGCATTCGCGCCAATCACAGCGCCACCCACCTGCTTCATGCTGCGCTGCGCAAGGAACTGGGTGGCCATGTCACCCAGAAGGGCAGCATGGTCGCGGCCGACCGCCTGCGCTTCGACTTCTCGCATCCCGAGGCGCTGACCCAGGCGCAGATCGCCAAGGTTGAGGCCGATGTGAACGCACAGATCCGTCATAATGACGAGGTGATGACCCGGCTGATGACCCCGGACGACGCGATCGCCGCCGGCGCGATGGCGCTGTTTGGCGAGAAATATGGCGATGAGGTCCGTGTTCTCTCGATGGGCAAGGGCGACGACCATAGCTATTCGGTCGAACTGTGCGGCGGCACCCATGTTCGCGCGCTGGGCGACATTGCTCTGTTCAAGATCGTGTCGGAAAGCGCCGTGTCTTCGGGCGTGCGCCGGATCGAGGCGCTGACCGGCGAGGCGGCGCGCCTGTGGCTGGTCGAGCGTGACGAGAAGCTGCGCCAGACCGCAGTCGCGCTCAAGACCACGCCGGAAGAGGTGCCCGCGCGCATCGCCGCGCTGGTCGAGCAGAGCCGCAAGCTGGAACGGGAACTGGCCGAAGCCAAGAAGGCGCTTGCGCTGGGCGGTGGCGGTTCGGCCAAGCCGGCCGGTCCCGAGAAGGTCGGCAGCGTCGACTTCCTGGGCCAGGTGATCGACGGCCTCGACCCCAAGGAACTGCGCGGCATTGTAGACGGCAACAAGAAGACGCTCGGCAGCGGCGTGTCGGCCGTACTGGCCGTGGTCGATGGCCGCGCGACTATTGCCGTGGGCGTGACCGACGACCTGACCGGCAGCTTCAGCGCGGTCGATCTGGTCCGTGCGGGCGTCGAGGCGCTGGGCGGCAAGGGCGGCGGTGGCCGTGCCGACATGGCCCAGGGCGGCGGCCCCGATGGCGACAAGGCGCAGGCCGCGATCGACGCGGTCAAGGCCGCACTCGCCAGCGTTCCGGCCTGA
- a CDS encoding glutaminase, whose product MDLTALIDDIVAAMAKETERGTVASYIPELAKVDAGQFGIAIATADGRLLTGGDADIGFSIQSISKVFALTLALGKVGDQLWDRVGREPSGNAFNSIVQLEQEHGIPRNPFINAGAIVVADVNLGGHQPRVAIGEMLRFVRYLAGDDAIRINEEVAASETATGYRNMALANYMRAFNNVRHPVDLVLGSYFHQCAIEMSCRQLALAGRYLMLDGRHPEGGRVVSPSRARRINALMLTCGHYDASGDFAFRVGIPGKSGVGGGILAIVPGRAAIAVWSPGLNASGNSALGTKGLEMLARRTGWSVFSPPEVHQG is encoded by the coding sequence ATGGATCTGACAGCGTTGATCGACGATATCGTGGCCGCCATGGCCAAAGAGACGGAGCGGGGCACGGTCGCCAGCTATATCCCCGAACTGGCGAAGGTGGATGCCGGCCAGTTCGGGATCGCCATCGCCACCGCCGACGGGCGGCTGTTGACCGGCGGCGACGCTGACATCGGCTTTTCGATCCAGTCCATTTCCAAGGTGTTCGCGCTGACGCTGGCGCTGGGCAAGGTCGGCGACCAGTTGTGGGATCGGGTCGGGCGTGAGCCGTCGGGCAATGCCTTCAACTCCATTGTTCAGCTGGAGCAGGAACATGGCATCCCGCGCAATCCCTTCATCAATGCCGGGGCGATCGTGGTCGCCGACGTCAATCTGGGCGGGCATCAGCCGCGCGTGGCGATCGGCGAGATGCTGCGCTTCGTCCGCTATCTGGCCGGCGACGACGCGATCCGCATCAATGAGGAGGTTGCCGCGTCGGAAACGGCGACCGGCTATCGCAACATGGCGCTGGCCAATTACATGCGCGCCTTCAACAATGTCCGCCACCCGGTCGATCTGGTGCTGGGCAGCTATTTCCATCAATGCGCGATCGAGATGAGCTGCCGGCAACTGGCGCTGGCGGGCCGTTACCTGATGCTCGACGGACGCCATCCCGAGGGCGGACGGGTCGTGTCGCCCAGCCGGGCACGGCGCATCAATGCGCTGATGCTGACCTGCGGCCATTATGATGCGTCGGGCGATTTTGCGTTCCGGGTCGGCATTCCCGGCAAGTCGGGCGTGGGCGGTGGCATATTGGCGATCGTGCCCGGCCGCGCGGCGATCGCGGTCTGGTCGCCCGGTCTTAACGCCAGTGGCAACAGCGCGCTGGGCACAAAGGGGCTGGAGATGCTGGCGCGGCGGACCGGCTGGTCGGTGTTCAGCCCGCCCGAAGTGCATCAGGGCTGA
- the rpsA gene encoding 30S ribosomal protein S1 — MASTAFPSRDDFAALLNDSLGGEDGGFEGRVVKGTVTGIENDMALIDVGLKSEGRVPLREFAAPGQKADLKVGDEVEVYVDRVENAHGEAMLSRDRARREAAWDKLEAEFTESARVEGVIFGRVKGGFTVDLDGAVAFLPGSQVDIRPVRDVTPLMDIPQPFQILKMDRRRGNIVVSRRAILEETRAEQRSGLIQTLAEGQIIEGVVKNITDYGAFVDLGGIDGLLHVTDLSYKRINHPNEMINIGDTVRVQIIRINRETQRISLGMKQLENDPWEGAAAKYPVGAKLSGRVTNITEYGAFVELEPGIEGLVHVSEMSWTKKNVHPGKIVSTSQEVEVIVLEVDPEKRRISLGLKQAQSNPWDSFAERHPIGSTVEGEVKNATEFGLFIGLDGDVDGMVHMSDIAWGISGEDALALHRKGETVQAVVLDIDVEKERISLGMKQLERGGPAAGGTTAAAAGLNKNAIVTVTVLEVRDGGLEVQAGEDGATGFIKRSDLGRDRDEQRSERFQIGQKFDAMVTGFDRAKKPTFSVKAMQIAEEKQAVAQYGSSDSGASLGDILGEALKAKNEG, encoded by the coding sequence ATGGCCTCTACGGCATTCCCCTCGCGCGACGATTTCGCCGCGCTTCTCAATGATTCTCTCGGTGGCGAAGACGGCGGCTTTGAAGGCCGCGTCGTAAAGGGCACCGTCACCGGCATCGAAAACGACATGGCGCTGATCGACGTCGGCCTGAAGTCGGAAGGCCGCGTGCCGCTGCGCGAATTCGCCGCTCCCGGCCAGAAGGCTGACCTCAAGGTCGGCGACGAAGTCGAAGTCTATGTCGACCGCGTCGAAAACGCCCATGGCGAAGCCATGCTGTCGCGCGACCGCGCTCGCCGCGAAGCCGCCTGGGACAAGCTCGAAGCCGAGTTCACCGAAAGCGCCCGCGTCGAAGGCGTCATCTTCGGCCGCGTCAAGGGTGGCTTCACCGTCGACCTCGACGGCGCCGTCGCCTTCCTGCCCGGCTCGCAGGTCGACATCCGCCCGGTTCGCGACGTCACCCCGCTCATGGACATCCCGCAGCCCTTCCAGATCCTCAAGATGGATCGCCGTCGTGGCAACATCGTCGTGTCGCGTCGCGCCATCCTGGAAGAAACCCGCGCCGAACAGCGCTCGGGCCTGATCCAGACCCTGGCCGAAGGCCAGATCATCGAAGGCGTCGTCAAGAACATCACCGACTATGGTGCGTTCGTTGACCTGGGCGGCATCGATGGCCTGCTGCACGTCACCGACCTGTCGTACAAGCGCATCAACCACCCGAACGAGATGATCAACATCGGCGACACCGTCCGTGTCCAGATCATCCGCATCAACCGCGAAACCCAGCGCATCAGCCTCGGCATGAAGCAGCTGGAAAATGATCCGTGGGAAGGCGCCGCCGCCAAGTACCCGGTCGGTGCGAAGCTGTCGGGCCGCGTCACGAACATCACCGAATATGGTGCGTTCGTCGAACTGGAGCCGGGCATCGAAGGCCTGGTCCATGTTTCGGAAATGTCCTGGACCAAGAAGAACGTCCACCCCGGCAAGATCGTTTCGACGAGCCAGGAAGTGGAAGTCATCGTTCTCGAAGTCGATCCCGAGAAGCGCCGCATCTCGCTCGGCCTCAAGCAGGCCCAGTCGAACCCGTGGGATTCGTTCGCAGAACGTCACCCGATCGGTTCGACCGTCGAAGGCGAAGTCAAGAACGCGACCGAATTCGGCCTGTTCATCGGCCTGGACGGCGACGTCGACGGCATGGTCCACATGTCGGACATCGCCTGGGGCATTTCGGGCGAAGACGCGCTGGCGCTGCACCGCAAGGGCGAGACGGTTCAGGCCGTCGTTCTCGACATCGACGTCGAGAAGGAGCGCATCAGCCTCGGCATGAAGCAGCTTGAGCGTGGCGGTCCGGCCGCCGGCGGCACCACCGCCGCTGCTGCTGGCCTGAACAAGAACGCGATCGTCACCGTGACCGTTCTGGAAGTCCGCGACGGCGGCCTGGAAGTCCAGGCTGGCGAAGATGGCGCCACCGGCTTCATCAAGCGCAGCGACCTGGGCCGCGACCGCGACGAACAGCGTTCGGAACGCTTCCAGATCGGTCAGAAGTTCGACGCCATGGTGACCGGTTTCGACCGCGCCAAGAAGCCGACCTTCTCGGTCAAGGCGATGCAGATTGCCGAAGAAAAGCAGGCTGTTGCACAGTATGGCTCGTCGGACAGCGGCGCGTCGCTGGGCGACATCCTGGGCGAAGCGCTCAAGGCCAAGAACGAAGGCTAA
- a CDS encoding nucleoside 2-deoxyribosyltransferase domain-containing protein — protein sequence MLRLILASCLLALPMTARAGEAVTITSPVPLPAAHDRARLFLGGSIDMGKATDWQRDMIAALADEKVTILNPRRADWNPAWKPEASDPHFRQQVEWELAALDSADIIILYLAPGTQSPVSLLEMGLHARGGKLIVLCPDGFWRKGNVDITAARYGVEQVSTIEELTAVVRRRIGAVNTALSAAD from the coding sequence ATGCTGCGCCTGATCCTTGCATCCTGTCTGCTCGCCCTGCCGATGACGGCGCGGGCGGGCGAGGCGGTGACCATCACCTCGCCCGTGCCGTTGCCGGCCGCGCATGATCGCGCGCGCCTGTTCCTGGGCGGCAGCATCGACATGGGCAAGGCGACCGACTGGCAGCGCGACATGATCGCGGCGCTGGCCGACGAGAAGGTGACGATCCTGAACCCGCGCCGGGCCGACTGGAACCCGGCCTGGAAGCCCGAAGCCAGCGATCCCCATTTCCGCCAGCAGGTGGAGTGGGAACTGGCGGCGCTCGACAGCGCCGACATCATCATCCTCTATCTGGCGCCGGGCACGCAGAGCCCGGTAAGCCTGCTGGAAATGGGCCTGCATGCGCGCGGCGGGAAGCTCATCGTGCTGTGTCCCGACGGCTTCTGGCGCAAGGGCAATGTCGACATCACTGCCGCCCGCTATGGCGTGGAGCAAGTGTCGACGATCGAGGAACTGACGGCCGTGGTCCGTCGGCGCATCGGCGCGGTCAACACGGCGCTGTCCGCAGCCGATTGA
- a CDS encoding cation:proton antiporter, whose product MTDAINPQSFSDSLVILGAAGLVIPGFARFRISPVIGFILVGLAVGPAGLGSLVGQYPWLYHVTISNRAAIEPFGELGVILLLFSIGLELSFRRLWSMRAQVFGVGATELLGSAALIAMGLYLLGQPTAGAIGLGLALALSSTAVVLPMVGTQSAVGRSAFSMLLFEDLALVPIIFMLGALAPSVATSPDAAWNELATTLLKGGLTIAVMLVFGRIFLPHIFRQAARTKSPEVFLAASLLVVILSSLATSIAGLSPIVGALLAGLLIAETDYHGEVEVMTAPFKGLALGVFLITVGMSLDLRVILANWPSLLLAVLGVVVAKTLVTGLLLYFSGVRKGVALEVGVLMSSPSETTLIVLSAAAAAKLILPSTAAFWQIVTAIGLTITPLLARFGHDIAQRLENAIGEERVETEPDQTEAAAVVIGFGRVGQMVCDLLKTHGQRFIVVESDPDVVAEARRLGYPILFGDVARAEMLDRLRLGHARALILTMDDPVLSVRVTKRVRGWVPDLPIIARARDADHAAQLYKAGASDAVPETLESSLQLAETALVDLGVAMGPVIASIHQAREDLRVGIKEAAQLQSAPRLRRLRQDEVP is encoded by the coding sequence ATGACCGATGCAATCAATCCGCAAAGCTTCAGCGACTCCCTCGTCATCCTGGGTGCAGCGGGCCTGGTCATTCCCGGTTTCGCCCGCTTCCGCATCAGTCCCGTCATCGGTTTCATCCTGGTGGGACTTGCCGTCGGTCCGGCAGGACTTGGCTCGCTGGTCGGCCAATATCCCTGGCTCTATCATGTCACCATCTCCAATCGGGCGGCGATTGAGCCATTTGGCGAATTGGGCGTCATATTATTGCTCTTCTCCATCGGGCTGGAACTGAGCTTCCGGCGATTGTGGAGCATGCGCGCGCAGGTGTTCGGCGTCGGCGCGACCGAATTGCTGGGCAGCGCCGCGCTCATTGCCATGGGCCTCTATCTATTGGGGCAGCCGACCGCCGGCGCGATCGGCCTCGGCCTTGCCCTCGCCCTGTCCTCCACCGCCGTGGTGCTGCCGATGGTCGGCACCCAGAGCGCCGTAGGCCGCTCCGCCTTCTCGATGCTGCTGTTCGAGGATCTGGCGCTGGTGCCGATCATCTTCATGCTCGGCGCCTTGGCGCCATCGGTCGCGACGAGTCCCGACGCCGCCTGGAACGAACTGGCGACCACCCTGCTCAAGGGCGGCCTCACCATCGCGGTGATGCTGGTCTTCGGCCGCATCTTCCTGCCCCATATCTTCCGTCAGGCCGCGCGCACCAAGAGCCCGGAAGTCTTCCTCGCCGCCAGCCTGCTGGTCGTCATCCTCTCCAGCCTCGCCACCTCCATCGCCGGCCTGTCGCCGATCGTCGGCGCGCTGCTCGCCGGCCTGCTGATCGCCGAAACCGACTATCATGGCGAGGTCGAGGTGATGACCGCGCCGTTCAAGGGCCTCGCGCTCGGCGTCTTCCTCATCACCGTGGGCATGAGCCTGGACCTGCGCGTCATCCTGGCCAACTGGCCCAGCCTGCTGCTGGCCGTGCTGGGCGTCGTCGTTGCCAAGACGCTAGTGACCGGCCTGCTTCTCTATTTCTCGGGCGTGCGCAAGGGCGTCGCGCTGGAAGTCGGCGTGCTGATGTCCAGCCCGTCGGAAACCACGCTGATCGTGCTGTCGGCGGCGGCGGCGGCGAAGCTGATCCTGCCCTCCACCGCCGCCTTCTGGCAGATCGTCACCGCCATCGGCCTCACCATCACGCCGCTGCTCGCGCGCTTTGGCCATGACATCGCCCAGCGGCTGGAAAATGCCATTGGCGAGGAACGGGTCGAGACCGAACCGGACCAGACCGAGGCGGCGGCCGTCGTCATCGGCTTCGGCCGCGTCGGCCAGATGGTCTGCGACCTGCTCAAGACCCATGGCCAGCGCTTCATCGTCGTCGAATCCGATCCCGATGTCGTCGCCGAGGCCCGCCGCCTGGGCTATCCGATCCTCTTCGGTGACGTCGCGCGCGCGGAAATGCTCGACCGCCTGCGCCTCGGCCATGCCCGCGCGCTCATCCTGACGATGGACGATCCGGTCCTGTCGGTGCGCGTCACCAAGCGGGTGCGTGGCTGGGTGCCTGACCTGCCGATCATCGCCCGCGCCCGCGACGCCGATCATGCCGCGCAACTCTACAAGGCCGGGGCCAGCGACGCCGTGCCCGAAACGCTCGAAAGCTCGCTGCAACTGGCCGAAACCGCGCTGGTCGACCTCGGCGTCGCCATGGGGCCGGTGATCGCCTCGATCCACCAGGCGCGCGAGGATCTGCGCGTCGGCATCAAGGAAGCCGCCCAGCTACAATCCGCCCCCCGCCTGCGCCGCCTGCGTCAGGACGAAGTGCCCTGA
- a CDS encoding integration host factor subunit beta — translation MIRSELIQKLGEENPGLSLQEVERIVDLFFREIVDRLSSGGRVELRGFGAFTTRARDARTGRNPRTGEQVPVSAKRVPYFKPGKEMRERLNGKAAD, via the coding sequence ATGATCCGTTCTGAACTGATCCAGAAACTCGGCGAAGAAAATCCGGGCCTCAGCCTGCAGGAAGTGGAAAGGATCGTCGATCTTTTCTTCCGCGAGATTGTCGATCGCCTGTCGAGTGGCGGCCGGGTCGAACTGCGCGGCTTCGGCGCCTTCACCACCCGCGCCCGCGATGCCCGCACCGGCCGCAATCCCCGCACCGGCGAACAGGTGCCGGTCTCGGCCAAGCGCGTGCCCTATTTCAAGCCGGGCAAGGAAATGCGCGAACGGCTGAACGGCAAGGCCGCCGACTGA
- a CDS encoding DUF2306 domain-containing protein, with translation MASIANTSSQPKGIAPDRFERFLAVAAIILLAVVLTAIGRGHGQWGQVPGLVWFHLLTILIALALTPVMLLRRRGDGRHRWLGWVWSGALFLTALDSFLLHGPGSRFSIIHILSIFTLIQVPIIVLSARRHDLKRHRRSVRGMVTGALLIAGFFTFPFDRMLGHWLFG, from the coding sequence ATGGCCAGCATTGCAAACACATCGTCGCAGCCCAAGGGTATCGCGCCAGATCGTTTCGAGCGGTTTCTGGCGGTCGCCGCGATCATCCTGCTCGCCGTGGTGCTGACCGCGATCGGGCGGGGGCATGGGCAGTGGGGGCAGGTGCCGGGCCTCGTCTGGTTCCATCTGCTGACGATCCTGATCGCGCTGGCGCTGACGCCGGTGATGCTGTTGCGGCGGCGCGGCGACGGGCGGCATCGCTGGCTGGGCTGGGTGTGGAGCGGCGCGCTGTTCCTGACCGCGCTCGACAGTTTCCTGCTGCACGGGCCGGGCAGCCGGTTCAGCATCATCCATATCCTGTCGATCTTCACCCTGATCCAGGTGCCGATCATCGTGCTGTCTGCGCGGCGCCATGACCTCAAGCGCCATCGCCGGTCGGTGCGCGGCATGGTGACGGGCGCGCTGCTGATCGCCGGCTTCTTCACCTTCCCGTTCGATCGGATGCTGGGCCACTGGCTGTTTGGCTGA
- the aroA gene encoding 3-phosphoshikimate 1-carboxyvinyltransferase produces the protein MTFTAAPALSGSVAVPGDKSISHRSLMLSALAVGESRVEGLLEGEDVLATAAAMRAMGADIQRDDDGIWHIHGVGVGGLLQPQEALDMGNSGTSTRLLMGLVASHGITATFVGDASLSKRPMARVTEPLSRVGASFTASPGDRLPLTMTGACPAVPLDYTLPVASAQVKSAILLAGLNTPGITRVVEPIPTRDHSERMLRGFGADLEVEVQADGTRIITLKGEAELKPQNIVVPGDPSSAAFPMVAALLVPGSQVTIANVGLNATRAGLIDLLREMGGSIEIINAREVGGEPVGDLVVTASALNGVEPDPARAPSMIDEYPVAFVAAAFAHGRSIFRGLDELRVKESDRIATMATGLRAIGVTVEELEDGLIIEGSGGQPLPGGGPIATRLDHRIAMSFAVAGLVSRDGVTIDDMRPVATSFPTFTTLLQTLGAIA, from the coding sequence ATGACCTTCACCGCCGCCCCTGCCCTGTCCGGCAGCGTCGCGGTTCCGGGCGACAAGAGCATTTCCCACCGTTCGCTGATGCTGTCCGCCCTGGCCGTGGGCGAAAGCCGGGTCGAAGGCCTGCTGGAGGGCGAGGATGTGCTGGCCACCGCGGCCGCGATGCGCGCGATGGGCGCCGACATCCAGCGCGACGATGACGGCATCTGGCATATTCATGGCGTCGGCGTCGGCGGCCTGCTCCAGCCGCAGGAAGCGCTCGACATGGGCAATAGCGGCACCTCGACCCGCCTGCTGATGGGCCTGGTCGCCAGCCATGGCATCACCGCCACCTTCGTCGGCGACGCATCCCTCAGCAAGCGCCCGATGGCGCGCGTCACCGAACCGCTCTCCCGCGTCGGCGCCAGCTTCACCGCCAGCCCCGGTGATCGCCTGCCGCTGACCATGACCGGCGCCTGCCCGGCCGTGCCGCTCGACTACACCCTGCCAGTCGCCTCAGCCCAGGTGAAGTCGGCGATCCTGCTCGCCGGCCTCAACACGCCCGGCATCACCCGCGTGGTCGAGCCGATCCCGACCCGCGACCATAGCGAACGCATGCTCAGGGGCTTCGGAGCCGACCTTGAGGTCGAGGTCCAGGCCGACGGCACCCGCATCATCACGCTCAAGGGCGAGGCCGAACTCAAGCCGCAGAATATCGTCGTGCCCGGCGACCCCTCGTCGGCCGCCTTCCCGATGGTCGCGGCACTGCTGGTGCCGGGATCGCAGGTGACGATCGCCAATGTCGGCCTCAATGCCACCCGCGCCGGCCTGATCGACCTGCTGCGCGAAATGGGCGGGTCGATCGAGATCATCAACGCCCGCGAAGTCGGCGGCGAGCCGGTCGGCGACCTGGTCGTCACCGCCTCCGCCCTGAACGGCGTCGAGCCCGACCCCGCCCGCGCGCCCAGCATGATCGACGAATATCCCGTCGCCTTCGTCGCGGCCGCGTTCGCGCATGGCCGCAGCATCTTCCGTGGCCTCGATGAACTGCGCGTCAAGGAATCGGACCGCATCGCCACCATGGCCACCGGCCTGCGCGCGATCGGCGTCACGGTCGAGGAACTGGAGGACGGCCTCATCATCGAAGGCAGCGGCGGCCAGCCCCTGCCCGGCGGCGGCCCGATCGCCACCAGGCTCGATCACCGCATCGCCATGAGCTTCGCGGTCGCCGGCCTGGTCTCGCGCGATGGCGTCACCATCGACGACATGCGCCCGGTCGCGACCAGCTTCCCGACCTTCACCACCCTGCTCCAGACGCTGGGAGCCATCGCATGA